One window from the genome of Hyalangium gracile encodes:
- a CDS encoding MbnP family copper-binding protein translates to MKRSLGSILPLALTALVATACGDEEPAPTPEPPLDVAITFKPMVGSQPFACGQTYTNLGTTGTTYEPKDFRLYVHNVRLLSHGVTEVPVELADDGAWQQEGLALLDFENKTGLCSNGTTAMNNRVVGTVPAGHYSGLRFTVGLPFEKNHQDASTARAPLNISTLFWGWAGGYIFIRMDGRTTGLPAGHSLHLGSTECQLSGPNQVTSCGRPNRFEVEIAGFDPTASKAVVLDVAALLAGTNLDTNQAETAPGCMSESTDNDCAPIFQRLGLGFGGAQANPSAQVFFRKE, encoded by the coding sequence ATGAAGCGCTCTCTCGGAAGCATCCTGCCACTCGCCCTCACCGCGCTCGTCGCCACCGCCTGTGGAGACGAGGAGCCAGCCCCCACGCCTGAACCGCCCCTGGACGTCGCCATCACCTTCAAGCCCATGGTGGGCAGCCAGCCGTTCGCCTGCGGCCAGACGTATACGAACCTGGGGACGACGGGCACCACCTACGAGCCCAAGGACTTCCGCCTCTACGTCCACAACGTGCGGCTGCTCTCCCACGGTGTCACCGAGGTGCCGGTGGAGCTCGCCGATGATGGCGCCTGGCAGCAGGAGGGGCTGGCGCTGCTCGACTTCGAGAACAAGACGGGCCTGTGCAGCAACGGGACGACGGCGATGAACAACCGCGTCGTCGGCACCGTCCCCGCGGGCCACTACTCGGGCCTGCGCTTCACCGTGGGCCTCCCCTTCGAAAAGAACCACCAGGACGCGTCCACCGCGCGCGCGCCCCTCAACATCAGCACCCTCTTCTGGGGCTGGGCCGGCGGCTACATCTTCATCCGCATGGACGGGCGCACCACGGGGCTGCCCGCCGGGCACAGCCTCCACCTGGGCAGCACCGAGTGCCAGCTGTCGGGCCCCAACCAGGTGACGTCCTGCGGGCGCCCCAACCGCTTCGAGGTGGAGATCGCCGGCTTCGATCCCACCGCGTCGAAGGCCGTGGTGCTGGATGTGGCCGCGCTGCTCGCGGGCACGAACCTGGATACGAACCAGGCCGAGACGGCCCCGGGCTGCATGTCCGAGAGCACCGACAACGACTGCGCGCCCATCTTCCAGCGGCTGGGGCTGGGCTTCGGCGGCGCCCAGGCCAACCCGAGCGCCCAGGTCTTCTTCCGCAAGGAGTAG
- a CDS encoding methanobactin export MATE transporter MbnM, producing the protein MRGSLTACVGWLLGLTVACGGDPKPEPEPYVWQLPQGFPEPAVPDDNPMSAAKVELGRFLFYDKRLSGNGTQSCASCHVQKKAFTDGRKTALGSTRESHRRNSMPLANVAYAASLTWSNPVLPDLEAQALVPLFGEHPVELGLAGQEELLFQRLSEDARYPQLFADAFPEETQPISMASIVRAISAFERTLISGGSPYDRYTYRNELDALSLSAKRGMTLFFSERLECFHCHQGFAFSDSVKTKTTVFPEITFHNTNLYNVDGKGSYPATDQGLFEFTNKPEDTGRYRSPTLRNIAVTAPYMHDGSIATLSEVLDHYAAGGRAQAQGSGASPYQSELLRGFTLTPQEKEDVLAFLESLTDTEFLTDPRFSDPFAETP; encoded by the coding sequence ATGCGTGGCTCCCTGACCGCATGCGTGGGCTGGCTCCTGGGGTTGACCGTGGCGTGCGGTGGCGACCCGAAGCCCGAGCCCGAGCCCTATGTCTGGCAATTGCCCCAGGGCTTCCCCGAGCCCGCCGTCCCCGACGACAACCCCATGAGCGCCGCCAAGGTGGAATTGGGGCGCTTCCTCTTCTACGACAAGCGGCTGTCGGGCAACGGCACCCAGTCCTGCGCGAGCTGCCACGTCCAGAAGAAGGCCTTCACGGACGGGCGGAAGACGGCGCTCGGCTCCACGCGGGAGTCCCACCGTCGCAACTCCATGCCCCTGGCCAACGTGGCCTATGCCGCCAGCCTCACCTGGTCCAACCCCGTGCTGCCGGACCTGGAGGCGCAGGCCCTGGTGCCGCTGTTCGGCGAGCACCCCGTGGAGCTGGGGCTCGCGGGCCAGGAGGAGCTGCTCTTCCAGCGGCTCTCCGAGGATGCCCGCTACCCGCAGCTCTTCGCCGACGCCTTTCCCGAGGAGACGCAGCCCATCTCCATGGCCTCGATCGTGCGGGCCATCTCGGCCTTCGAGCGCACCCTCATCTCGGGCGGCTCTCCTTATGATCGGTACACGTACCGGAACGAGCTCGACGCGCTCTCCCTCTCCGCCAAGCGGGGCATGACGCTCTTCTTCTCGGAGCGCCTGGAGTGCTTCCACTGCCACCAGGGCTTTGCCTTCAGCGACTCGGTGAAGACGAAGACCACGGTGTTCCCCGAGATCACCTTCCACAACACCAACCTCTACAACGTGGACGGCAAGGGGAGTTACCCCGCCACGGACCAGGGCCTGTTCGAATTCACCAACAAGCCCGAGGACACGGGGCGCTACCGCTCCCCCACCCTGCGCAACATCGCCGTGACGGCGCCGTACATGCACGACGGCTCCATCGCCACGCTCTCCGAGGTGCTGGACCACTACGCGGCGGGAGGCCGGGCCCAGGCCCAGGGCTCCGGCGCCAGCCCCTACCAGAGCGAGCTCCTCCGAGGCTTCACCCTCACGCCTCAGGAGAAGGAGGACGTGCTCGCCTTCCTGGAGTCCCTCACCGACACGGAGTTCCTCACCGACCCGCGCTTCTCGGATCCGTTCGCCGAGACGCCCTGA
- a CDS encoding MgtC/SapB family protein: MDERTIVLRLALALLLGGLLGLERELRGQSAGLRTHLIVCLGACLFTLVSIAAGDTVAGPEPEGLRADVTRIASQVVVGIGFLGGGAILRHGTSIRGLTTAANLWLTASVGLAAGFGFFLGAAVTVAFALLVLVGLRPVEHLLERIRKRRGISPESAQEPEEPAPPGP; this comes from the coding sequence GTGGACGAGCGCACCATCGTCCTGCGCCTGGCGCTGGCGCTGCTGCTGGGCGGACTGCTCGGGCTGGAGCGGGAGCTGCGCGGCCAGTCCGCGGGGCTGCGCACGCACCTCATCGTGTGCCTGGGGGCCTGCCTCTTCACCCTGGTGAGCATCGCCGCCGGGGACACCGTGGCCGGCCCCGAGCCCGAGGGCCTCCGGGCCGACGTCACCCGCATCGCCAGCCAGGTGGTGGTGGGCATCGGCTTCCTGGGCGGCGGCGCCATCCTCCGCCACGGAACCTCCATCCGCGGGCTCACCACCGCCGCCAACCTCTGGCTCACCGCCTCCGTGGGCCTGGCGGCTGGCTTCGGCTTCTTCCTCGGCGCCGCCGTCACCGTGGCCTTCGCCCTGCTGGTGCTCGTGGGCCTGCGCCCGGTGGAGCACCTGCTCGAGCGCATCCGCAAGCGCCGGGGCATTTCCCCCGAGAGCGCGCAGGAGCCCGAGGAGCCCGCTCCTCCTGGCCCGTAG
- a CDS encoding transcriptional regulator, producing MKAPFEELATLDRLVHEPARLSILTALASCESADFLYLQRLTGLSKGNLSSHLSKLEEAGLLVVTKQFKGKTPNTQLAISEQGRQAIERHWEQLDRLRSSTRRWEPEGAE from the coding sequence ATGAAGGCGCCTTTCGAAGAGCTCGCCACGCTGGACCGGCTCGTCCATGAGCCCGCGCGGCTGTCCATCCTCACCGCCCTCGCCTCGTGCGAGAGCGCGGACTTCCTCTACCTGCAGCGGCTCACCGGGCTGTCCAAGGGCAACCTCTCCAGCCACCTGTCCAAGCTGGAGGAGGCCGGGCTGCTGGTGGTGACCAAGCAGTTCAAGGGCAAGACGCCCAACACGCAGCTGGCCATCAGCGAGCAGGGGCGTCAGGCCATCGAGCGGCACTGGGAGCAGCTCGACCGGCTGCGCAGCAGCACGCGGCGGTGGGAGCCGGAAGGCGCCGAGTAG
- a CDS encoding transporter has protein sequence MWKSCALLLAGALFLTPRIARACATCACGDPTLTSMGTEQPFAGRLRLATTLRAWGQTEGEQAVDAVSLRELRMDVSAAYAPRSWLFISATLPLQARRVKDVSLTREQSWGPGDMELSAKVYVFRDRDFSPDHLLGVLVGSRLPTSPTLRDAEGRTLSLDAQLGTGSWDPFAGLSYTAFRGEWSFLANTTGYFPTRGREGFRAGASLRTTVAAQYQPSTRWALHLAVDTRLEAVRNVRGVHDPIGSGFIGFLSPDVLFSPTTDAVVQLGVRVPVLNLLRQTRQTPIFQAAVAYDL, from the coding sequence ATGTGGAAGTCCTGTGCGTTGCTCCTCGCGGGGGCGCTATTCCTTACTCCCCGGATTGCCCGGGCCTGCGCCACGTGCGCGTGTGGAGACCCGACGCTCACCTCCATGGGCACGGAGCAGCCCTTCGCCGGGCGCCTGCGCCTGGCCACCACGCTGCGCGCCTGGGGGCAGACCGAGGGCGAGCAGGCGGTGGACGCCGTCTCCCTGCGCGAGCTGCGCATGGACGTGTCCGCGGCCTACGCGCCGCGCTCCTGGCTGTTCATCTCCGCCACGCTGCCGCTCCAGGCGCGAAGGGTGAAGGACGTCAGCCTGACGCGCGAGCAGTCCTGGGGCCCTGGAGACATGGAGCTCAGCGCCAAGGTGTACGTCTTCCGCGACCGGGACTTCTCGCCGGACCACCTGCTGGGGGTGCTCGTCGGCTCCCGGCTGCCCACCTCCCCCACCCTGCGTGACGCGGAGGGCAGGACGCTGTCACTCGATGCCCAGCTGGGCACCGGCTCGTGGGATCCGTTCGCTGGACTCTCCTACACGGCGTTCCGTGGGGAGTGGTCCTTCCTCGCCAACACGACGGGCTATTTCCCGACCCGGGGACGTGAGGGCTTCCGCGCCGGCGCGTCCCTGCGCACGACGGTAGCCGCTCAGTACCAGCCGAGCACCCGATGGGCCCTGCACCTGGCGGTGGACACCCGCCTCGAGGCCGTCAGGAACGTCCGGGGCGTGCACGATCCGATAGGCAGCGGCTTCATCGGCTTCCTGTCTCCGGACGTGCTCTTCAGCCCGACCACAGACGCCGTCGTCCAGCTCGGCGTGCGCGTGCCCGTCCTCAACCTCCTGCGGCAGACCCGGCAGACGCCCATCTTCCAGGCCGCCGTGGCGTACGACCTATGA
- a CDS encoding ABC transporter ATP-binding protein, with product MIEARGLSKNCQGSTSVRNVTFTVAPGEVVGILGPQGAGKTTLLRMLAGIVVPSSGESVVAGLSTGVDPFRIKNRVGYVTGDASLPPQPTPRELLKQRGQLHHIQAQELASRVEALITAFELERLADQPVATMTAEQRQRFHLARALLHDPPALILDEPTHSLDMLSGHFVLMAIRAARDAGKAVLLATRSLSDAEYLCDRVLLMNQGQVVDQGTLSEVCAHVGARTFAEAVLRQLQLRSA from the coding sequence ATGATTGAAGCCAGGGGGTTGTCGAAGAACTGCCAGGGGAGCACCTCGGTCCGGAACGTGACGTTCACCGTCGCGCCGGGAGAGGTGGTGGGGATCCTCGGACCACAGGGAGCGGGAAAGACGACGCTGCTGCGCATGCTCGCGGGCATCGTCGTGCCCTCGTCCGGAGAGAGCGTGGTGGCGGGGCTGAGCACCGGGGTGGATCCGTTCCGCATCAAGAACCGGGTCGGCTATGTCACTGGAGACGCCTCGCTGCCGCCGCAGCCCACGCCGCGCGAGCTGCTCAAGCAGCGGGGGCAGCTGCACCACATCCAGGCCCAGGAGCTGGCATCCCGCGTGGAGGCGCTCATCACGGCGTTCGAGCTGGAGCGGCTGGCGGATCAGCCCGTCGCGACGATGACGGCCGAGCAGCGACAGCGCTTCCACCTGGCGCGCGCGCTGCTGCACGATCCGCCGGCGCTCATCCTGGACGAGCCCACGCACTCGCTGGACATGCTGAGCGGACACTTCGTGCTGATGGCCATCCGCGCCGCCCGTGACGCGGGCAAGGCCGTGCTGCTGGCCACCCGCTCGCTGAGCGACGCCGAGTACCTGTGCGACCGGGTCCTGCTGATGAACCAGGGCCAGGTGGTGGACCAGGGCACGCTCTCCGAGGTGTGCGCCCACGTCGGCGCGCGCACCTTCGCGGAGGCCGTGCTCCGACAGCTCCAGCTGCGCTCGGCCTGA
- a CDS encoding c-type cytochrome has protein sequence MTAPTSCPEPAPRYADVAPIFQQRCVVCHNGSGGPWPLDDYGHVSDWQDSIRDYVRECIMPPSDSGVTMTVEERVAILTWLRCGLPR, from the coding sequence GTGACGGCTCCCACGAGCTGTCCCGAGCCAGCGCCTCGCTATGCGGACGTGGCGCCCATCTTCCAGCAGCGGTGTGTCGTCTGTCACAACGGCAGCGGAGGCCCCTGGCCCCTGGACGACTACGGGCATGTCTCGGACTGGCAGGACTCGATCCGAGACTACGTGCGCGAGTGCATCATGCCGCCCAGCGACTCCGGGGTGACCATGACGGTCGAGGAGCGCGTGGCCATCCTCACCTGGCTCCGGTGCGGGCTGCCGCGGTAG
- a CDS encoding c-type cytochrome: MLFRTLPRLASFALVAVLCLGHSDDGGCGGGDSTDEHEHEHEHEHGGTPTGATCPTSNPPTAQNFGTAFMQTYCMSCHSASVAGAARQGAPANINFDTLEEVRTNSAHIDAHTASGPNATNSDMPPSSRAQPTQQERVRLGQWLACGAP, from the coding sequence ATGCTCTTCCGTACCCTGCCGCGCCTCGCCTCGTTCGCCCTCGTCGCCGTGTTGTGCCTCGGACACTCGGATGATGGAGGGTGTGGCGGCGGGGACTCGACGGACGAGCACGAGCACGAGCACGAGCACGAGCATGGCGGCACCCCCACCGGTGCCACGTGTCCGACTTCGAACCCGCCTACCGCCCAGAACTTCGGGACTGCGTTCATGCAGACGTACTGCATGAGCTGCCACAGCGCGTCCGTCGCCGGTGCGGCTCGCCAGGGTGCTCCCGCGAACATCAACTTCGACACCCTGGAAGAGGTGCGCACCAACTCCGCGCACATCGACGCGCACACCGCCTCCGGCCCCAACGCCACCAACAGCGACATGCCGCCCTCCAGCCGGGCCCAGCCCACCCAGCAGGAGCGCGTGAGGCTGGGCCAGTGGCTGGCCTGCGGCGCTCCCTGA
- a CDS encoding YcnI family copper-binding membrane protein: MHKTIAALLAGAGFLLAPSLALAHISASSASSGPGIANATQEIVFGVGHGCEGADTYSVRVEIPAGVTSVRPMTSDFGKATVEKNSAGTITAILWQKADEELQPSDTHYYKLSVRLKLPNQPFTTLYFPTRQTCKSSDGTITTTDWVGTPTVTAPEPAPALVVVPARAPGWNKFTVPADISDLKAYFSDAQIVWKGTSAYTANPATEELVKATSGVTVLSSLKANDEIWVRY, encoded by the coding sequence ATGCACAAGACGATCGCCGCACTGCTTGCGGGAGCAGGCTTCCTCCTCGCACCGTCCCTGGCCCTGGCGCATATTTCGGCTTCCTCGGCCTCCTCGGGCCCGGGCATCGCCAATGCCACACAGGAGATCGTGTTCGGCGTGGGGCATGGGTGCGAGGGCGCGGACACGTACAGCGTGAGGGTGGAGATCCCCGCTGGCGTGACGTCGGTGCGCCCCATGACGAGTGACTTCGGCAAGGCGACCGTGGAGAAGAACAGCGCGGGCACCATCACCGCCATCCTCTGGCAGAAGGCCGACGAGGAGCTGCAGCCGAGCGACACGCACTACTACAAGCTCTCGGTCCGGCTGAAGCTTCCCAACCAGCCCTTCACGACCCTGTACTTCCCGACCCGGCAGACCTGCAAGTCGAGCGATGGGACCATCACCACCACGGACTGGGTCGGCACGCCGACGGTGACGGCGCCGGAGCCCGCGCCAGCGCTCGTCGTGGTGCCGGCCAGAGCGCCGGGTTGGAACAAGTTCACCGTGCCCGCCGACATCTCCGATCTCAAGGCCTACTTCTCGGACGCGCAGATCGTGTGGAAGGGGACCTCCGCCTATACGGCCAACCCGGCCACCGAGGAGCTCGTCAAGGCGACCTCGGGCGTCACGGTGCTCAGCTCGCTGAAGGCCAACGACGAGATCTGGGTGAGGTACTGA